One Obesumbacterium proteus DNA window includes the following coding sequences:
- the adiA gene encoding arginine decarboxylase, producing the protein MKVLIVESEFLHQDTYVGAAVERLADELSRQNVEVIKAASFDDGYAILSANEAIDCLMFSRGMDDSAEHALAQQLLNKLHERQENVPVFLLSDREKTTQELSREMMEQIDEFAWILEDTADFIAGRAVTAMNRYHQQLLPPLMTALMKYSDVHEYSWAAPGHQGGVGFTKTPAGRFYHDYYGENLFRTDMGIERTSLGSLLDHTGAFGESEKNAARVFGADHSYSVVVGTSGSNRTIMQACMTEDDVVVIDRNCHKSIEQGLILTGAKPVYMLPSRNRYGIIGPIYPQQMQPEVIKEKIANSPLSKSKQGQRPSYSVVTNCTYDGVCYNAKNAQDLLEKTTDRIHFDEAWYGYARFNPMYSDHYAMRGEPGDHEGPTLFATHSTHKLLNALSQASYIHVRDGRGAVDFSRFNQAYMMHATTSPLYAICASNDVAVSMMDGNSGLSLTQEVINEAVDFRQAMARLYKEFTQDGDWFFKPWNQEIVTDPATGKQMAFEDAPAQLLATEQSCWVMNPEDNWHGFKDLPENWSMLDPIKVSILAPGMGDDGELQEKGVPAALVTAWLSRHGIVPTRTTDFQVMFLFSMGVTKGKWGTLINTLLSFKRHYDANTPLSSVLPDLVAQQPEIYGKLGLRDLGDKMFAYLRKNKPGAKLNTAYSGLPEAVMTPRAAYQAIVANKVEMVAIDGLVNRVAANSIIPYPPGIPMLLSGESFGGEESPQIGYLRALQAWDHEFPGFEHETEGTEIINGVYHVMCVRTE; encoded by the coding sequence ATGAAAGTATTAATTGTTGAAAGTGAATTTCTCCATCAAGACACCTATGTGGGTGCCGCCGTTGAGCGTTTGGCCGATGAGCTGAGCCGTCAAAATGTTGAGGTGATCAAAGCCGCCTCATTTGACGATGGCTATGCCATTTTGTCTGCCAATGAAGCGATAGATTGCCTGATGTTTAGCCGCGGAATGGATGACTCCGCCGAACACGCGCTGGCGCAGCAACTGCTTAATAAACTGCATGAGCGACAGGAAAATGTTCCGGTCTTTTTGTTGAGTGACAGAGAGAAAACCACTCAGGAACTTAGCCGCGAGATGATGGAGCAAATCGATGAATTTGCTTGGATCCTTGAAGACACCGCTGATTTTATTGCTGGCCGCGCCGTTACTGCCATGAACCGTTATCATCAGCAGCTGCTGCCACCATTGATGACGGCGCTGATGAAATATAGCGACGTTCATGAATATTCATGGGCAGCGCCGGGCCATCAGGGCGGCGTTGGTTTTACTAAAACGCCAGCCGGTCGTTTTTACCACGACTATTACGGTGAAAACCTGTTCCGCACCGATATGGGGATTGAGCGTACCTCACTAGGATCTTTGCTCGATCACACCGGCGCATTCGGTGAAAGTGAAAAGAACGCGGCCCGCGTGTTCGGTGCAGATCACTCGTATTCTGTGGTGGTGGGGACTTCTGGTTCGAACCGCACCATTATGCAGGCGTGTATGACCGAAGATGACGTGGTGGTTATTGACCGCAACTGTCATAAATCCATTGAACAGGGGCTGATATTAACCGGTGCTAAACCCGTTTACATGCTGCCTAGTCGTAACCGTTATGGGATTATCGGGCCAATTTATCCGCAGCAGATGCAGCCGGAAGTGATTAAAGAAAAAATCGCCAACAGCCCGCTGAGTAAAAGCAAGCAGGGCCAACGCCCTTCTTATAGCGTGGTGACCAACTGTACTTATGATGGTGTGTGCTACAACGCCAAAAATGCGCAGGATTTGTTGGAAAAAACCACTGACCGAATTCATTTTGATGAAGCTTGGTATGGCTATGCTCGCTTTAACCCAATGTATAGCGATCACTACGCTATGCGTGGAGAACCTGGCGATCATGAAGGGCCAACGCTGTTTGCGACTCACTCAACGCACAAACTGCTCAATGCGTTATCTCAGGCATCTTATATTCATGTGCGCGACGGTCGCGGCGCCGTTGATTTTTCACGCTTTAACCAAGCGTACATGATGCACGCCACCACTTCGCCACTGTATGCGATCTGCGCTTCTAACGATGTGGCTGTATCGATGATGGATGGCAACAGCGGTCTGTCTCTGACGCAGGAAGTGATTAACGAAGCGGTAGACTTCCGTCAGGCGATGGCGCGTTTGTATAAAGAGTTTACTCAGGATGGTGATTGGTTCTTCAAACCGTGGAACCAAGAAATTGTTACCGATCCGGCAACCGGCAAGCAGATGGCGTTTGAAGATGCGCCAGCTCAGCTTCTGGCAACCGAACAAAGCTGTTGGGTGATGAATCCTGAAGATAACTGGCACGGCTTTAAAGATCTGCCTGAAAACTGGAGCATGTTGGACCCTATCAAGGTCAGTATTTTGGCTCCAGGCATGGGCGATGACGGTGAGTTGCAAGAGAAGGGCGTACCCGCTGCGTTGGTCACCGCATGGCTAAGCCGTCATGGTATTGTGCCGACGCGCACTACCGATTTCCAAGTGATGTTCCTGTTCTCGATGGGCGTTACCAAAGGAAAATGGGGTACGCTTATCAACACGCTGCTTTCGTTTAAACGGCATTATGATGCTAATACTCCGCTATCTTCAGTATTGCCCGATCTGGTTGCGCAGCAGCCAGAAATCTACGGCAAGCTGGGCTTGCGTGATTTGGGCGACAAAATGTTTGCCTATCTGCGTAAAAATAAACCAGGTGCTAAACTGAATACGGCTTATTCTGGCCTGCCAGAAGCGGTGATGACACCGCGTGCAGCCTATCAGGCCATTGTGGCGAATAAGGTGGAGATGGTTGCGATTGACGGTCTGGTCAACCGTGTTGCAGCTAACTCCATCATCCCTTACCCACCAGGAATCCCAATGCTATTATCCGGTGAAAGCTTCGGCGGTGAAGAGAGCCCACAGATCGGTTATCTGCGAGCTCTACAGGCTTGGGACCACGAATTCCCCGGTTTTGAACATGAAACCGAAGGGACTGAAATTATCAACGGTGTTTATCACGTGATGTGTGTTCGCACGGAATAA
- the bhsA gene encoding multiple stress resistance protein BhsA, with translation MKIIKNLAVVFALSATAFAATAADLSSQPTSDMQKMGVVSVSGATNLDGLEARVAAKAEQAGASSYRIISTSGNNKMHATAELYK, from the coding sequence ATGAAAATCATCAAAAATTTAGCTGTAGTTTTCGCACTCTCTGCAACCGCATTCGCTGCTACTGCCGCAGACCTCTCTTCTCAGCCAACGTCTGACATGCAGAAAATGGGCGTTGTATCCGTAAGTGGCGCAACTAACCTTGATGGGTTGGAAGCACGCGTAGCGGCTAAAGCTGAACAGGCTGGCGCATCTTCTTATCGCATTATTTCCACCTCTGGAAATAACAAAATGCATGCTACTGCTGAACTGTATAAATAA
- the fliB gene encoding flagellin lysine-N-methylase, with protein sequence MKTHKTVTPNFYTRFQCTGADCVDHCCTGWKISIDKKTYKKYTDSHHEKIKSFAKNSLLLTRKGYDNFATVKPDESGNCPMLNEDKLCTIHAKMGANALSVTCKTFPRLQKQYANETLLSLTMACPEVANQVLFQPDSMLVNEDIKLIVETANRIGKKAAHIERSQTTQLINLFCSHLVMADSPAIEDNLLAIVHLILYLQQIEFDVEAHLDDLESLFLTLNTQLSNGDMAQQRSQISSSPNMKVMLLSIFGTAINQLNRGRDFLEENHHALAHYLELDQEPSDAKIGDKFSQLDAQWKKVLANSCLSDEHVMKNYLLYHMYNSGFPGRDMNNILRQYYLMMTDYFYLKTQISIMSMTREITQEEIMKLFGSFHVVYNHNSNLPKELNAYIDKINANDDLSCLLLLN encoded by the coding sequence ATGAAAACACATAAGACCGTTACCCCCAATTTTTACACCCGATTTCAATGCACTGGCGCTGACTGCGTCGATCATTGCTGTACCGGCTGGAAAATATCGATTGATAAGAAAACCTATAAAAAATATACCGATTCTCACCACGAAAAGATTAAATCTTTCGCAAAAAACTCACTGCTATTAACCCGCAAAGGCTATGACAATTTTGCTACGGTAAAGCCAGATGAGTCAGGAAATTGCCCTATGCTCAATGAAGATAAGCTCTGTACCATTCACGCCAAAATGGGAGCCAATGCCCTGAGCGTAACGTGCAAAACATTTCCCCGCCTCCAAAAACAGTATGCCAACGAGACGTTGTTGAGCCTCACCATGGCGTGTCCTGAAGTAGCAAACCAAGTTTTATTCCAGCCAGATAGCATGTTAGTCAATGAAGACATCAAGCTCATTGTTGAAACGGCTAACCGGATTGGGAAAAAAGCGGCACACATTGAACGCTCTCAGACAACCCAGCTTATTAACCTATTTTGCAGCCATCTGGTCATGGCCGATAGCCCGGCCATCGAGGATAACCTGCTCGCTATCGTGCACCTTATTCTTTATTTGCAGCAGATCGAATTCGATGTTGAAGCGCACCTTGACGATCTAGAGTCCTTGTTCTTAACGCTAAATACACAGCTATCCAACGGGGATATGGCTCAACAGCGTAGCCAAATTAGCAGTTCACCGAATATGAAGGTGATGCTATTAAGCATATTTGGCACAGCCATTAATCAGTTAAATCGAGGACGTGATTTTCTCGAGGAAAATCACCATGCACTTGCTCATTATTTAGAGTTAGACCAAGAGCCGAGCGATGCGAAGATAGGTGATAAATTTAGTCAATTAGACGCGCAATGGAAAAAGGTCTTGGCTAACTCTTGTTTATCTGACGAGCATGTGATGAAAAATTATCTTCTTTATCATATGTATAATAGCGGTTTCCCTGGTCGGGATATGAACAACATCCTGCGCCAATACTATCTAATGATGACAGATTATTTTTATTTAAAAACCCAGATATCCATCATGTCCATGACCAGAGAAATAACGCAGGAAGAGATCATGAAGTTATTTGGCTCGTTCCATGTGGTCTACAATCACAACAGCAACCTGCCTAAAGAGCTGAATGCCTATATCGATAAGATAAATGCAAACGACGATTTGTCCTGTTTGTTATTGCTGAATTAG
- a CDS encoding ACT domain-containing protein: MSGIKDITQLLASMEPTLNPQAFVFCTSQSLTLEQAAALNPLGLFMEAEGITLILTREGAQAAGLDTSSDFRQITLTVHSSLEAVGLTAAIATELAQAGISANVVAAYYHDHIFIPAADAQRALTALTQLQQRSAQA; encoded by the coding sequence ATGAGCGGCATTAAAGATATTACCCAGCTTCTGGCCTCGATGGAGCCCACACTTAACCCGCAAGCTTTCGTTTTTTGTACCAGCCAATCACTCACGCTGGAACAAGCCGCCGCGCTGAACCCGCTGGGGCTTTTTATGGAAGCCGAAGGGATCACGCTGATTTTAACACGTGAAGGTGCCCAAGCCGCTGGCCTCGATACCAGTTCAGACTTCCGTCAAATCACGCTCACGGTTCACTCTAGCCTTGAGGCCGTTGGGCTAACCGCGGCGATTGCCACCGAACTCGCACAGGCGGGTATCAGCGCCAACGTGGTGGCTGCTTATTATCACGACCACATTTTCATTCCTGCCGCCGACGCCCAGCGTGCCCTAACGGCTTTGACCCAGTTACAGCAGCGCAGTGCGCAGGCTTAA
- a CDS encoding AraC family transcriptional regulator, which produces MKLSNNEGCVVVLTRKDVTVNFNSENEITFKANHMMLISCKNNVIDFSELDDSAVLYLNKDVIKDYIHFLKKDISALSPNLRSTPCYMIERCQTPHIFQEAVRLSQDAQGCEVDRERSRCLSFTVLSIFLSNNNLIPFLIREIRSNLSANVYSIIQSNMHKEWSLTSVASCLCLSPSSLKKKLKNEDTTYSKIITDCRMRYAVEQLIVFNKNISQVSSLCGYSSTSYFISVFKEYYGTTPLNYVHQHRGKMIA; this is translated from the coding sequence ATGAAACTCAGTAACAACGAAGGTTGCGTTGTCGTTTTAACACGCAAAGATGTCACTGTTAATTTTAACTCTGAGAATGAAATTACATTCAAAGCCAATCACATGATGCTAATTTCATGTAAAAATAACGTAATAGATTTTTCAGAACTGGATGACTCAGCAGTATTATATTTGAATAAAGATGTTATTAAGGACTATATCCATTTCTTAAAAAAAGATATCAGCGCTCTGTCCCCTAATCTGCGTTCCACACCGTGCTATATGATTGAACGCTGCCAGACACCACATATTTTCCAAGAGGCGGTACGCCTATCGCAAGATGCGCAAGGCTGTGAGGTTGACCGCGAACGTAGCCGTTGTCTTTCGTTCACCGTTTTATCTATTTTCCTAAGCAATAACAATCTAATACCTTTTCTTATTCGTGAAATTAGAAGCAATCTTAGCGCGAATGTTTACAGCATCATTCAAAGCAATATGCATAAAGAATGGAGCCTAACGTCCGTCGCCAGTTGCCTGTGTTTAAGTCCTAGCTCATTGAAAAAGAAGCTAAAAAATGAAGACACCACCTACAGTAAAATCATCACTGACTGTAGAATGCGCTATGCCGTTGAACAACTGATTGTTTTTAATAAAAATATCTCTCAGGTTTCTTCCCTATGTGGCTATAGCAGCACATCCTACTTTATCTCCGTATTCAAGGAATACTACGGGACAACGCCGCTAAACTATGTGCATCAGCATAGAGGTAAAATGATTGCATAG
- the tnpA gene encoding IS200/IS605 family transposase: MSSYRSSAHVFWRCKYHLVWTPKYRYKVLAGAVGKELYRSVYILCNMKDCEVLELNVQPDHVHLVVMIPPKLSISTLMGVLKGRTAIRLYNKFPHIRKKLWGNHFWARGYFADTVGVNEEIIRRYVRHQDKKDQEYEQQMALLQD, from the coding sequence ATGAGCAGTTATAGAAGTTCAGCACATGTATTCTGGCGTTGCAAATATCACTTGGTGTGGACGCCAAAGTATCGCTACAAGGTTTTAGCAGGGGCGGTAGGTAAAGAGCTTTATCGCTCAGTTTATATACTTTGCAATATGAAAGATTGTGAGGTACTTGAACTGAATGTTCAGCCAGACCATGTTCATCTTGTCGTGATGATCCCGCCGAAACTCTCGATCTCAACGCTGATGGGCGTCCTGAAAGGGCGCACAGCTATTCGTCTCTACAACAAGTTTCCGCATATACGAAAGAAGCTGTGGGGTAATCATTTTTGGGCGAGGGGATATTTTGCCGACACAGTTGGAGTGAACGAAGAAATTATCAGGCGCTACGTGAGGCATCAGGATAAGAAAGACCAAGAATACGAA
- the idi gene encoding isopentenyl-diphosphate Delta-isomerase, with protein sequence MVMIEVILVDENDMPIGRMEKLEVHQQGLLHRAISVYVFNDHNELLIQRRAAGKYHAGGQWSNTCCGHPLPGEDTQEAAMRRLYQEMGMACALHESFELSYCLDVGGGLTEHELAHVFIGHSNVVPQLNAEEADAFAYHPVDEILEQMKLKPERFTPWFRLCLPKVVAHLD encoded by the coding sequence ATGGTCATGATTGAAGTGATTCTGGTTGATGAAAACGATATGCCGATTGGCAGAATGGAAAAGCTTGAGGTTCATCAGCAGGGGCTATTGCATCGCGCCATCTCTGTGTACGTGTTTAACGATCATAACGAGCTATTGATCCAGCGCCGTGCGGCAGGGAAATATCATGCTGGCGGCCAGTGGAGTAATACCTGCTGCGGTCATCCACTCCCCGGTGAAGATACTCAAGAAGCGGCGATGCGGCGGCTTTATCAAGAAATGGGAATGGCGTGCGCGCTGCATGAATCTTTTGAGCTGAGTTACTGCCTCGACGTTGGCGGTGGGCTAACTGAGCACGAGCTGGCACATGTTTTTATTGGTCATAGCAACGTGGTTCCACAGCTTAATGCAGAAGAGGCCGATGCTTTTGCCTACCATCCCGTGGATGAAATTTTAGAGCAAATGAAGCTCAAGCCCGAGCGCTTTACGCCGTGGTTTAGGCTGTGTCTGCCGAAAGTCGTCGCACATCTCGACTGA
- the adiC gene encoding arginine/agmatine antiporter — protein MSSDSESHKVGLIPVTLMVSGNIMGSGVFLLPANLASTGGIAIYGWLVTIIGALALSMVYAKMSSLDPSPGGSYAYVRRSFGPFLGYQTNVLYWLACWVGNIAMVVIGVGYLSYFFPILKDPMVLTITCVVVLWIFVLLNIVGPQMITRVQAVATVLALIPIVGIAVFGWFWFRGETYMAAWNVSGQGTFGAIQSTLSVTLWSFIGVESASVAAGVVKNPKRNVPIATIGGVLIAAVCYVLSTTAIMGMIPNAALRVSASPFGDAARMALGNTAGAVVSFCAAAGCLGSLGGWTLLAGQTAKAAADDGLFPPIFAKVNKAGTPVAGLLIVGVLMTICQFGSISPNAAKEFGLVSSVSVIFTLVPYLYTCAALLLLGHGHFGKARPVYLAIVSIAFVYCIWAVVGSGAQEVMWSFVVLMVITALYALNYNRQHKNPYPLDNTNPDGSLKASAKNPS, from the coding sequence ATGTCTTCGGATTCTGAATCTCATAAAGTTGGCCTCATTCCCGTTACCTTAATGGTATCAGGGAATATTATGGGCTCCGGCGTATTTTTATTACCGGCAAACTTAGCGTCTACCGGCGGAATTGCAATCTACGGATGGTTGGTGACTATCATTGGCGCATTAGCGCTTTCAATGGTGTATGCCAAGATGTCGTCTTTAGATCCCAGTCCCGGCGGTTCTTATGCTTATGTTCGTCGTTCCTTTGGCCCATTCCTTGGTTACCAAACCAACGTGCTGTATTGGTTAGCCTGCTGGGTGGGGAATATCGCGATGGTGGTGATTGGCGTTGGCTACCTCAGCTATTTCTTCCCAATTTTGAAAGATCCAATGGTGTTGACCATTACCTGTGTGGTCGTGTTGTGGATCTTTGTATTGCTCAACATTGTTGGGCCACAGATGATTACCCGTGTTCAGGCAGTGGCAACGGTTTTAGCGCTGATTCCTATTGTAGGGATTGCGGTATTTGGTTGGTTTTGGTTCCGCGGTGAAACCTATATGGCAGCGTGGAACGTGAGCGGGCAGGGCACCTTTGGCGCTATCCAAAGCACCTTGAGCGTAACGCTCTGGTCATTTATCGGGGTGGAAAGTGCCTCGGTGGCGGCTGGCGTGGTTAAAAACCCTAAGCGCAACGTTCCGATTGCCACCATCGGTGGGGTGCTGATTGCCGCCGTGTGCTACGTATTATCCACCACCGCCATTATGGGGATGATCCCGAATGCGGCACTGCGTGTTTCTGCCTCACCTTTCGGGGATGCGGCGCGTATGGCCTTAGGTAATACGGCAGGTGCGGTAGTTTCATTCTGTGCGGCTGCGGGCTGCTTGGGCTCATTAGGTGGCTGGACACTGCTGGCTGGTCAAACTGCTAAGGCCGCAGCCGATGATGGCTTGTTCCCACCCATTTTCGCCAAAGTTAACAAGGCGGGTACGCCGGTTGCGGGTTTGCTGATTGTTGGCGTATTAATGACGATTTGTCAGTTCGGCAGTATTTCACCTAATGCGGCGAAAGAGTTTGGTTTGGTTTCGTCGGTGAGCGTGATCTTTACACTGGTGCCTTATCTTTATACCTGTGCGGCATTGTTGCTGCTGGGCCACGGCCACTTCGGTAAGGCTCGCCCTGTTTATTTGGCGATTGTCAGCATTGCATTTGTCTACTGTATTTGGGCCGTTGTCGGTTCCGGTGCGCAGGAAGTGATGTGGTCGTTCGTGGTGTTAATGGTGATCACGGCGCTTTATGCCTTGAACTATAACCGTCAGCATAAAAACCCTTATCCGCTGGATAATACGAATCCTGATGGTTCGTTAAAAGCATCGGCAAAAAATCCGAGCTAA
- a CDS encoding class IV adenylate cyclase: protein MTSVHFAGKYEAELKFHLSDPAAFLERITLAGAEPFHLNNREIDCYYDLPTSEHSDSTLKKNGISMCIREMQPSGIKLWIVKGPDVSECEAINIDDCEKVASMVQKLGFEPSLRMEKNRSIYFLGRYHITLDYLPTLGHFAEIAIMTDDEQAVPELLNDLRHQAFALGLEDSQREIRSYRQMLEQTRSGIN, encoded by the coding sequence ATGACGAGCGTACATTTTGCAGGGAAGTATGAGGCTGAGCTGAAATTTCATCTCAGCGATCCCGCAGCCTTTCTCGAACGCATCACTTTGGCAGGAGCAGAACCTTTTCACCTCAATAATCGTGAGATCGATTGCTACTATGACCTCCCAACGTCTGAGCACTCAGACTCAACGCTGAAAAAGAACGGCATTAGCATGTGCATTCGGGAAATGCAGCCATCAGGCATTAAGCTGTGGATCGTTAAAGGGCCGGACGTATCTGAATGCGAAGCGATTAATATTGATGATTGTGAAAAAGTAGCCAGCATGGTGCAGAAACTCGGTTTTGAGCCCAGCTTGCGCATGGAGAAAAACCGCAGCATCTATTTCTTAGGTCGTTACCACATCACCCTCGACTATCTGCCAACGCTAGGCCATTTTGCCGAAATCGCCATCATGACCGACGATGAACAGGCGGTACCAGAATTGCTCAATGATTTACGCCATCAAGCATTCGCGTTAGGGCTGGAAGATTCACAAAGGGAAATACGCAGCTATCGTCAAATGCTAGAACAAACACGCAGTGGCATTAATTAG